From Candidatus Binataceae bacterium, the proteins below share one genomic window:
- a CDS encoding 6-carboxytetrahydropterin synthase, producing the protein MSFSVHVAKENFKFSAAHFIAYPGFREALHGHNYQVGVRLGGELGASGYVLDFGVVKALTREIVGRLDERILIPMRSDCLRIEVAQGQVSVAYQDDKFVFPRADVCLLPIVHSSAEELARYIWGELRQLLAQRQALGGIEQMEVSVAEGPGQAAIYRASL; encoded by the coding sequence ATGTCTTTCTCGGTTCACGTTGCCAAGGAAAATTTCAAATTTTCCGCCGCCCATTTCATTGCCTACCCGGGCTTTCGCGAGGCGCTCCATGGCCACAACTACCAGGTTGGCGTACGACTGGGTGGGGAGCTGGGGGCCTCGGGCTATGTCCTTGACTTTGGCGTGGTCAAAGCCCTAACGCGCGAGATCGTGGGGCGGCTGGACGAGCGAATCCTCATCCCGATGCGCAGTGATTGCCTGCGAATCGAAGTTGCGCAGGGTCAGGTAAGCGTGGCCTACCAGGACGATAAATTCGTCTTTCCCCGCGCCGACGTCTGCCTGCTGCCGATCGTGCATAGCTCGGCCGAGGAATTGGCGCGTTATATCTGGGGCGAGTTGCGCCAGTTGTTGGCGCAGCGGCAGGCCCTGGGCGGAATCGAGCAGATGGAGGTGTCGGTGGCGGAGGGGCCGGGTCAGGCGGCAATATACCGGGCGTCATTGTAA
- a CDS encoding sigma-54 dependent transcriptional regulator translates to MATGLKTAEARVRLPAARVLVGEHPQTVQLRALIERLARTDATVLITGESGTGKEVVARAIHSLSGRLAHPFVPVNCAAIPHELLESEMFGHERGAFTGAIAPRQGLFNMAAGGTLFLDEISEMPLMLQAKLLRVLEDRLVRPLGADRSAPIDVRVIAASNKDLALAVRKGSFREDLFYRLQVVPIHIPPLRERRSDIPLLIDFFLERMRGRFAGRQWTISKEALVHLWSYDWPGNVRELENMVERLAILSEGPVIEAAALPPNLIASVHAVETHLPAELNEGAINLTQLVHEFEGRLINEALRRTNGNKQAAARLLSLKRTTFSAKLRRCGVCDGGPGMVAVSKGDKS, encoded by the coding sequence GTGGCGACAGGGCTAAAAACTGCGGAAGCACGGGTACGCTTGCCGGCGGCACGCGTGCTCGTAGGTGAGCATCCTCAAACCGTCCAACTACGGGCATTGATCGAACGGCTGGCGCGCACCGACGCCACCGTCCTGATAACCGGTGAGAGCGGGACGGGCAAGGAAGTGGTGGCGCGCGCCATTCACAGCCTGTCCGGCCGGCTGGCGCATCCGTTTGTCCCAGTCAATTGCGCGGCGATTCCACATGAGTTACTGGAATCGGAGATGTTCGGGCACGAGCGCGGCGCCTTCACCGGAGCCATTGCGCCGCGCCAGGGGCTGTTCAACATGGCCGCCGGTGGCACGCTGTTTTTGGATGAGATCAGCGAGATGCCGCTGATGCTGCAGGCCAAGCTGTTGCGGGTGCTGGAGGATCGCCTGGTACGGCCGCTGGGGGCGGATCGTTCGGCTCCCATCGACGTACGCGTGATCGCTGCCAGCAACAAGGACTTGGCGCTGGCGGTGCGCAAGGGCAGCTTTCGCGAGGACCTCTTCTACCGTCTGCAGGTGGTGCCCATTCACATCCCGCCCCTGCGCGAGCGGCGCTCGGATATCCCGCTTTTGATCGATTTTTTCCTGGAGCGGATGCGGGGTCGGTTCGCCGGCCGCCAATGGACTATCAGCAAGGAGGCTCTGGTCCATCTGTGGTCATACGATTGGCCAGGCAATGTGCGCGAGTTAGAGAACATGGTTGAGCGGCTGGCCATTCTCAGCGAAGGGCCGGTAATCGAGGCCGCGGCGCTGCCACCCAACCTGATCGCCAGCGTGCATGCGGTGGAGACCCACCTGCCCGCCGAGCTGAACGAGGGCGCGATCAATCTGACCCAGTTGGTGCATGAGTTCGAGGGGCGCTTGATTAACGAGGCCCTACGCCGAACCAACGGCAACAAACAGGCTGCCGCGCGCCTGCTGAGCCTCAAGCGCACTACTTTTTCGGCCAAGCTGCGGCGCTGCGGCGTATGCGACGGCGGTCCAGGCATGGTCGCGGTGAGTAAGGGGGACAAATCATGA
- a CDS encoding response regulator, translating to MMLRHPARILVVDDDPDTVDILSRHLQREGFVAIEAPSGADCLRIVRESEVDVILLDLMMPEMDGFQVCKALKQDPATATLPIILVTARDDIEARAEGIRLGVSEFLPKPFSRRQLIARINSQLDILQVARTTTAVLERLAQGEN from the coding sequence ATGATGCTCAGGCATCCTGCCCGCATTCTGGTCGTGGACGACGATCCGGACACGGTCGACATCTTAAGTCGCCACCTGCAGCGCGAGGGCTTTGTGGCGATCGAAGCGCCTTCGGGGGCCGATTGCCTGCGCATCGTGCGGGAGAGTGAAGTCGACGTAATTTTGCTGGATCTGATGATGCCCGAGATGGACGGCTTTCAGGTCTGCAAGGCCCTCAAGCAGGACCCGGCCACGGCCACGTTGCCCATTATCCTGGTCACCGCGCGCGACGACATCGAGGCCCGTGCCGAAGGGATTCGCCTGGGGGTGAGCGAGTTTTTGCCCAAACCCTTCTCGCGCCGCCAACTCATTGCGCGTATCAACTCACAACTGGACATCCTCCAAGTCGCCCGCACGACCACCGCCGTGCTCGAGCGGTTGGCGCAAGGCGAGAACTGA